The Primulina tabacum isolate GXHZ01 chromosome 1, ASM2559414v2, whole genome shotgun sequence genome contains the following window.
AACTTGATGGCAAATTCTTGCGACATTGCTCCAGCTTCGCTATTAATTCATCAATAACTGCTGCATCATCCACCGAAGCAGGAGAAATACTGGTAGCCTTCTCATCAGTGACAATGTTCACACCTTCTTTCGGTTGAAAATAAGGAACAATGACTTTATCAACAGCCTCAGCCAATTTCTTAGGATGCTTAACCCATTCAGGTGCGGCAATACCAAATATCTCAGCACGTAAAATAGATGCTGCCATAATAAAATGAAGATGGCTGGTATCAGCTGTAGAAAACTGCAGGGGATGAGGAAACCTCTTAGGGGCTGACCAGAAAGGGGCACCAGAACTGGTTGCAGCATCTTCAGGGAAGGTGAAAGTCAACTGCTTAACTCTGCTTGCAAAATAATCTTCAAACCTGCACATGAATAACAGTATGTTGGAAATGTGTTGAATGAAAGATTCTTCAAGAAACACGCAGGCTCAATACAAAATAATATAGAGAATTACTTTAGACGAGCCCATTTAATACAATCTTGGAATGATTCACATCGTTCCCGGTCAAGACACTCAATTATATGTTCCAAATTGTCTCTGGCTTGAGCATCACCAGTATTTCTCACTGAAGATATATATTCACCAGGGTTAGAGAGATAGGCATTTACTTCAGCTGGTGTTTTTTCAAGCAACCCTTCAAATTCTGATCTTGCCCACGTCAAGCAATGATCAATATTATGTGGAAAGGAGTGCAGAGTACACATAGGCGCCTGTTTCTCCGGGGGATCTTGGGAAGCGCCATAATTTTCTGTCAGATGGGGGATAACCACCTGCGTGTTGCATTTTGGACCTAATGTTCCAGACTCAAGAAGTGGTCTTTGGAAATACAAGCATCTCTGGTCAACATAAAGTCTTGCATTTACATTGTCAAGGGCATTAATCACAACATTCAAATTCTCCCAGAAGGTATCATCAAAAACATTTTCCGTCTCAGGACCAACACGATTCTGTAAAGCTTCTATCCGGAGAAGAGGATTAATTGACGAAGCAGCTGCAGCAGCAGTAGTAGATTTGGCGGACCCAATGTTCAAATCTCGGAAGAGGAACTGTCTGCTGAGATTACTCTTCTCTATCACATCATCATCAGTAACAGTCAAATTTCCATGTTCTCCACACGAAACTCCCATTAGTGCTAAATTCTTAAGGAACTCGCAGCCCAGAGCGCCAGATCCAACAACAAAAACTTTTGCATCTTCTAGCTTCTTTTGAAGCTTAGACCCAAACACAGATATCTGGGCATCATATCGACTATTTAACGGTCTGAAATCTCTGGGATCTAATGTTTCAGTAGGCAGTGATTCCACAGAGTCAAAGTAGAAGAACTGCACAAACACGAAAAAAGAAAGTCAAGCTGGTATAAACTCATTGCTTTTAACCACTAAACTTGATCTTGAAACTAGCAAAGACATTTGAGTAGGTATCCAGATTCCCTGACCATTTTACATATCCACCAATAACCTCAGGGAAGACAAAAAAGATAAATTGAAGTGGGGGTAAAAAATCTTAGTATGCCAAACAACACCACCACCTGAAAGAGAGGATGAAACTTCCCAGAGCATGCCTTCATAATTTCTTGCCCAACAAAGCCACCAAACATGGCAGCCATTGGATTAAGTACAGCTCGGGCACCAAAGGCAAAGTGTCTTAAAAGTTTCAGATTTATATCTTTCAGTTTCGCATCACCTAAGTTTTCATTTAAGTCGCTGGTCAGAGCTATAAACTTCAGGGCATCCTCTTCACAGCCAGCAATAGGAAACCGTCcaaattcagaaacaaacttgTCCAGTGATAGAAATGCCAAATGCAAGAGAGGTGGTCGGTCAAACTTAGAGAAATCACATAGAAGGTAATCAGCAGGATCTTTGATAGCTTCCCTCAGTGGCTTGAAGTTCAACACTTTGGGCTGCTTTATCTGAGTTACAATCCCACCGCTCTCATAAGTACTAAAGTTTGTCGTATCTTCATCAAGGGTGAAAGAATATGGATTTGTAGTTTTAATCTTTCTCGGCTTTCCATCATTGAGTTCTGTCATTCCCCGAATTTCTGAGAACACAACCAGATCTCCATCCTCAAATTCAAGCCTTTCATCATCCACACAAGACACAAGAGCGGGGTTGCCATTACTGATAGATGCAATAATTCCTGTATGAGGTACCTCACCATCGACATCAAAGACGGTGAACTCAGGTCCAAAATCACAGAACACGCTACCAAAAAGGCCCCTCACTTCTGTCTTAAGGAAAGCAATTGGAGGCTGATGATTGTGGCAGTACTCATTAAATTCAATCGCACTTTTTAAATTGATGTCTGTAAAGACCACAGCCTGCATTCTTCGCAAATATTCAAATTAGTCgtgattttgaatcatattaCACACGCCTTTCCAAAAAACATAGGATCAACAGATCAACTTCCAAAGAGTTGAAAGCTGCAAATCATAATATGAGTCACTGTGTTATCCAATGACAGGCCATCAGACAGAACGGTGTGAATACTGAATGCATGAAGTAAACTATCAAGCATTTCATGGTGGTAATCACAATAAATGGAGCCAAAAGTAACTTCTATCTTATACATACAGACTTTAATAATAAAGAAAATTACCTGAAAATCAGAAAGTTGATCTTTAGCCAATTTCGTAGACAAAGTCGAGACGCTCACAGCATTATTGAGCTCTTGTAACTTCTGAACAGAGGCCAGAGCCCTGTTCTTGCCCAAATCTTCTTCAGAGAAGATAAAGTTACTGGACATATCCCACAATTCCACGGTCCCTTCATCATGCAATGTCAAAGACTTGACACCAGCAATGATAAGGTTCTTAGCTGcgagtttgaaaaaaaaatacatgaatTGCACGTCCTCGCGTCTACTAATTCAGTAAGCCTTTTTCTAATTATAGAATAAACATTATAACTAGAAAAATTGCTCTATAAGAATCACTGGTTGAAGCTTTGAACCTCAAACTTGCAATTAAGTACCAAGAAAAGCAAAAGATAGTTAACTTCAAGATATGAATGGGAAATATTGTTACCCAGTTAGAAAGGAAATCCAACTTAAAAATTGAGTTATCTATTCACATAATAAAGAGAACATAAAATGCAGAAATGAAAATTTGGAAATGATAAGCTGAATACAATAACATTCGCGGTGTTTGGTTTTATTTTTTGTGTCATGGGGAAATGTCTCGACTCTTGATAGATGTTTTGGGAGATAATttgaataatgtattttaaaacttCGAAATATAGTATatttttttgatt
Protein-coding sequences here:
- the LOC142550196 gene encoding ubiquitin-activating enzyme E1 1-like isoform X1 — encoded protein: MGIWRFLSSLLHFKLPGKKPGEGNEIEGRASGRVIYKHRFGSSSDNPNFSNTKGRGICCLSGEDGDSCCGHRITEMAFGDGTHGDIDEVLHSRQLAVYGRDAMRRLFASNVLVSGMQGLGVEIAKNLIIAGVKSLTLHDEGTVELWDMSSNFIFSEEDLGKNRALASVQKLQELNNAVSVSTLSTKLAKDQLSDFQAVVFTDINLKSAIEFNEYCHNHQPPIAFLKTEVRGLFGSVFCDFGPEFTVFDVDGEVPHTGIIASISNGNPALVSCVDDERLEFEDGDLVVFSEIRGMTELNDGKPRKIKTTNPYSFTLDEDTTNFSTYESGGIVTQIKQPKVLNFKPLREAIKDPADYLLCDFSKFDRPPLLHLAFLSLDKFVSEFGRFPIAGCEEDALKFIALTSDLNENLGDAKLKDINLKLLRHFAFGARAVLNPMAAMFGGFVGQEIMKACSGKFHPLFQFFYFDSVESLPTETLDPRDFRPLNSRYDAQISVFGSKLQKKLEDAKVFVVGSGALGCEFLKNLALMGVSCGEHGNLTVTDDDVIEKSNLSRQFLFRDLNIGSAKSTTAAAAASSINPLLRIEALQNRVGPETENVFDDTFWENLNVVINALDNVNARLYVDQRCLYFQRPLLESGTLGPKCNTQVVIPHLTENYGASQDPPEKQAPMCTLHSFPHNIDHCLTWARSEFEGLLEKTPAEVNAYLSNPGEYISSVRNTGDAQARDNLEHIIECLDRERCESFQDCIKWARLKFEDYFASRVKQLTFTFPEDAATSSGAPFWSAPKRFPHPLQFSTADTSHLHFIMAASILRAEIFGIAAPEWVKHPKKLAEAVDKVIVPYFQPKEGVNIVTDEKATSISPASVDDAAVIDELIAKLEQCRKNLPSSFSMKPIHFEKDDDSNHHMDLVAALANMRARNYSIPEVDKLKAKFIAGRIIPAIATTTALATGLVCLELYKVIDGSHKLEDFRNTFANLALPLFSMAEPVPPKSVKHRDFSWTIWDRWIIRNSPTLRELLRWLSDKGLNTYSVSFGNCLLYNSMFPRHEERMDKKIVDLARDIAKIELQPYRKHLDLVVACEDDEENDVDVPTISVYFN
- the LOC142550196 gene encoding ubiquitin-activating enzyme E1 1-like isoform X2 encodes the protein MQAVVFTDINLKSAIEFNEYCHNHQPPIAFLKTEVRGLFGSVFCDFGPEFTVFDVDGEVPHTGIIASISNGNPALVSCVDDERLEFEDGDLVVFSEIRGMTELNDGKPRKIKTTNPYSFTLDEDTTNFSTYESGGIVTQIKQPKVLNFKPLREAIKDPADYLLCDFSKFDRPPLLHLAFLSLDKFVSEFGRFPIAGCEEDALKFIALTSDLNENLGDAKLKDINLKLLRHFAFGARAVLNPMAAMFGGFVGQEIMKACSGKFHPLFQFFYFDSVESLPTETLDPRDFRPLNSRYDAQISVFGSKLQKKLEDAKVFVVGSGALGCEFLKNLALMGVSCGEHGNLTVTDDDVIEKSNLSRQFLFRDLNIGSAKSTTAAAAASSINPLLRIEALQNRVGPETENVFDDTFWENLNVVINALDNVNARLYVDQRCLYFQRPLLESGTLGPKCNTQVVIPHLTENYGASQDPPEKQAPMCTLHSFPHNIDHCLTWARSEFEGLLEKTPAEVNAYLSNPGEYISSVRNTGDAQARDNLEHIIECLDRERCESFQDCIKWARLKFEDYFASRVKQLTFTFPEDAATSSGAPFWSAPKRFPHPLQFSTADTSHLHFIMAASILRAEIFGIAAPEWVKHPKKLAEAVDKVIVPYFQPKEGVNIVTDEKATSISPASVDDAAVIDELIAKLEQCRKNLPSSFSMKPIHFEKDDDSNHHMDLVAALANMRARNYSIPEVDKLKAKFIAGRIIPAIATTTALATGLVCLELYKVIDGSHKLEDFRNTFANLALPLFSMAEPVPPKSVKHRDFSWTIWDRWIIRNSPTLRELLRWLSDKGLNTYSVSFGNCLLYNSMFPRHEERMDKKIVDLARDIAKIELQPYRKHLDLVVACEDDEENDVDVPTISVYFN